Within Plasmodium gaboni strain SY75 chromosome Unknown, whole genome shotgun sequence, the genomic segment CTCCATGTTCATGTCCGTGATCATGTCCGTGATCATGTCCGTGATCGTGTCCGTGATCGTGTCCATGTTCATGTGCGTGTTCATGGTCGTGTTTGTGATCAAACTCTGGTTCAAAAAATGGGTAGAAAGGGGGTCCATGGTGGTGATGATGAGAATCGTCATCATGCTCTTCTTGTTCTAAATGTAATTTCTTGGCTTTATGTTCACTCTTGATctgtaataaaaaaataatagaaaaaataattaagttgtgtttatatataattataaaaacatatttaaaaatgtatcacttgaaataataatattattatattttgaaaatggtataattatatatatatatatatatatatatatacaaatacacatacatataatgcataaatatttttatattttataatgaACTTACTGAGTGATATAAGAAGGCATGATATAAAAGGCAAAATACAAATCcaaaaaacaaaaataacaataagAATACACTATTCTTTCCATCTAACGCTTCAGAAAGAGAAGCCTTAAATTGTTCAAACCATGTTTTCTTATGATGTAACATATGTCCATGTTTTCCATCATGATCACCATCCTCATCATCATCGGTTTGTGCATGCATAAAATTAGTAAACCAATTTCTAGCATAGTTATCAACATCCctcataaatataaacatcAACTTCTTTAAAgtatttttatcaaaaaatCCAAATGGAACTTCCACACCTTCTTGAGGCATATCTGGATGAGGAGCTGCTCCAACCGTAGGAACACTTTCTGCTTGAACTGGTACTTGCTCTGCCATTTTTAGgtattataaaataaaaattttatataaaaggtacactaattaatatatatatatatagaaaaaaaaaaataacaacaaaatatatatatttctatatatagctaaataaaaaaaaaaaaaaaaaaaaaaaagctAAATTTccaaaacaaaaaatttaaaaaaataaatgtaaggtgatattataaaagaGATGAGTCTATTAcaattcatataaaatttttttttatgtaataataacatatatattatttttcaaaatataaaaagaaaaaacaaaattcCAATCAAATTTCAACAATGGGAAtgaaaatgtaaaaaaataaataaataaatatatataaatatataaatatattttccttcaatatataatacaattaaaagcaataaataaaaataaaatatattttttcacaaaagtatttttttcttgaACAACGTATtctcaaaaaaaattacagATGATACTAAAAACATGTAATTTTGGaacaaaagaaataaatataaaaaaataaaataaaataacactaaataaataaatcaggtttatattatgtaatatatatatttttaataattatatattcaaaaaaaaaaaatactaCAAAAGCTGTTTTCCaatacaataaaatattaaattaggaaaaaaaaaaaaaaaacaaaaaataaaacagaaatataaaaaaatatatattattttcttatttatcATAGAAATgtttaaattattataatatatatataaatataaatacaacAAAACGTAACCTTATAAAAACATACATAAATTTctatttaaatatttataaaatttacatattatttttatataattattattttctacattatatatttttttttgtatttctttttattaaaatatgccctatatattcttcacaaagaaaaaaaatggaatacatattttcagtaaaaaatatatattttataatataaaaaattacatatatataatatatatacaatatagAATATAGAATATGGTTAATTTCATgaatcaaaaaaatataaatatatgaagaataacaaaaatatagaaataaaatataaaaataattttaaaataatttacatgtg encodes:
- a CDS encoding membrane associated histidine-rich protein, whose amino-acid sequence is MAEQVPVQAESVPTVGAAPHPDMPQEGVEVPFGFFDKNTLKKLMFIFMRDVDNYARNWFTNFMHAQTDDDEDGDHDGKHGHMLHHKKTWFEQFKASLSEALDGKNSVFLLLFLFFGFVFCLLYHAFLYHSIKSEHKAKKLHLEQEEHDDDSHHHHHGPPFYPFFEPEFDHKHDHEHAHEHGHDHGHDHGHDHGHDHGHEHGAHECTCKNKGNKKPGELCDCQKAKLEQQKLEK